The following nucleotide sequence is from Peribacillus sp. ACCC06369.
TGGGTTATTGGCAAGTGTAATCCTTGCTTTTTGTATGTTAGCTTTAGTAATCTGTTTATCCAGACCTAAATGGTATTTAACATCGCCAGTCCATCCATTGTTAATGCCTGTTGAACCTTCGGAAGGAACCAAATCTTTATTTGGTGAATGTTGGAATTCAGAGAAAATTACCTCATAAGGCTTTCCTAATACATGTGCAAGCACATTCAAACGTCCTCGGTGAGCCATTGCAATATTCACATTCCCCGTTCCATTTTGAACAGTTTGTGAAATCATTTCATCTAATATCGGAACCAAAGCATCCAGTCCTTCAATAGAGAAACGCTTTTGACCTACATATGTGCGGTGAAGGAATTTCTCGAAACCTTCAACTTCATTCAATCGTTTAAGTAATAGTTCTTTTTTCTCTTTAGCCACTTCCGGGAACATGTTTCCGGATTCGACCATATCAGTAAGCCATTGCTTTTCTTCCAAGTCATTAACATGGTGAAATTCAAAGGCTATCGTTTTTGTATAGAGTTGTTTTAGGTATTGAACGGCTTCGTATCCGTCTTTCACGTCTTCAGGTGATTCTGGACAAATAAAGTCAGCCGGTATTTTCCTTAAATCATCTGCAGTCAATCCATATTTTTCAAAGTGAATTTGTTCCGTGTCTTGAGCTTCTTCTTTTAAAGGATAAATATTTGAAGCAAGATGTCCGTATGCACGGATGTTTTCAGCTAACTTTACTGCAGACATAATTTTCTTCATTGGAAGAACTTCTCCAGTTTGTACAGTTGGTGCACTTTCAGTTGTTTCTGCCGATACATCGAATGAAGGAGGACCTGCTACTTCAAAAAAGTTTTTCAGTTCCGGATCCACTTCTTCCGGGTTGGCTAGAAATAAATCGTATTGCTCCATGACATACCCAAGGTTTGGACCTGAAAAAGCTTTCCATTGGTCGTATACCTTAGAATCATTGATGGTCATTTTGTAAACCCCCAAATTTTTCTCATAATTTTTTTCATTTCGTTTTATCCATCCCCAAATTTCTTTCTTCTAAATTTTCCCCAAATATATGATATATATAAGATATATAATAAATAACTTTGGTTATCGAATAATAAAATTTTAAAGGATAAAACGTTTTCAGATGTTATATTAACATGTTTTTGTCGAAATATCCAAAGGTTAAACCACTTTATGCAACCTTTTTTAAACTATATTTCTGTTTAATTCGTCAAAATACGCTTTTAATTGACTTTTTTGCTCATTTAAGTCCTTTTTTTGCTAAAAAAAGATTTTTGTATTTTTGTATAATGATTATTTTTCAGGTAAATTTAACTAGTTTGAAAACCCTTTCAGCTCAATCAAACTTCCAAGCTGTTAAACTCAGATTGCCATATTGAAAGCTCCTGTGCAGGAGAGCTGCTTTTTTTTTGTCATCTCCTGACCCCATTGCGATGACTAATGGAATGAAATGCTCTTTGGAGGGCACAGCATCTCTGCTATAGGGAGCGATTTTTTCATAATTAAACAAAGATTTCAAATCCCATTTGATGATTTTCTCTTCCACCCAGTTCTCAAAGTTGATTGCCCATCCTTCTGCAACATGCATATCCTTCTGAATATAGGTGAAATTATGGACAATTCCACCGCTCCCGATTATCAGTACATTACTTTCCTTTAATTCCCTCAATGTTCTCCCGATTTCATACTGCTTGTCCAATGGCAGGGCAGGACTAATGGACATGGATACGATCGGGATGTCAGCTTCGGGATACATGATGTGCAAAAGCCCCCATGCCCCATGGTCTAGGGGGCGCCTTTCATCTAGTTCCCCCAATACACCTATCTTGGACAATAGGGTTAAAATTCGATCGGACAGCTCAAGGCATCCGGGAGCAGGATATGTTATCTGAAATATATCTTCAGGATATCCTGCAAAATCATAAATGACTTCATGCTTACCTACTGCAGAAATCATCTGATCTTCACTTTCCCAATGTGCTGACAAAATAACGATGGCAGCAGGTTTTTCCATAGCTTTAATATAATCCTTCAAAAAAGAAGTGTAGGTATTCTTTTCCAAAGCTAATAGTGGCGTTCCATGTGATAAAAACAATGATGGCATCATAGAAACGATAAATCCTTTCGCAATGTAATATCTTATCCCTATACCTTAATTTACT
It contains:
- a CDS encoding class III extradiol ring-cleavage dioxygenase, yielding MPSLFLSHGTPLLALEKNTYTSFLKDYIKAMEKPAAIVILSAHWESEDQMISAVGKHEVIYDFAGYPEDIFQITYPAPGCLELSDRILTLLSKIGVLGELDERRPLDHGAWGLLHIMYPEADIPIVSMSISPALPLDKQYEIGRTLRELKESNVLIIGSGGIVHNFTYIQKDMHVAEGWAINFENWVEEKIIKWDLKSLFNYEKIAPYSRDAVPSKEHFIPLVIAMGSGDDKKKAALLHRSFQYGNLSLTAWKFD